A window of Nonomuraea angiospora genomic DNA:
CGACGTACCACTCGCCGCGCAGCACCTCGGCCGTCCGCTCGGGCAGGCCGTCGTAACCGGTCATCCGGTGCGGCCCGGCCAGGTTGATCTCGCCCACCTCGCCGACCACGCGCTCGCCGTTCGGGTCCGTGATCCGCACCGCGTTGCCGGTGCGGGGGCGGCCCGAGGAGCCGAGCGGGGTCGTGCCGTCGTCCACGCGGCCCATGCACGTGTACGGGGCCTCGGTCTGGCCGTAGTAGGAGTACACGCCCGCCTCCGGGAGCCTGGCCTTGATCCGTTCGAGCATGGTCGCGGTCAGCGGCTCGCCGCCCAGCATGATCACCTGGATGGACGACAGGTCCACGTCCTCGTGCTCGGGGGAGGCGAGCAGGGCCGCGTAGAACGAGGGGATCTGCGACAGATGCGTGACCCGTTCGCGGGGGACGACGCGCAGGAAGTTCGCCGGGCCCCAGTCCTGTTCCAGGACCAGCCGCATCCCGGCGTACAGGGCGGGCCCGACGATGGCCGGGAAGCCGATGCCCCAGATGATCGCACCCGTCCCGAACACCGAGTCGGGGCCGCGCGGCACGTCCAGCCAGATCTGCGCCGTGGCCAGCGACGACGCGTGCGTGTGGACGACGGCCTTCGGCAGTCCGGTCGTGCCCGAGGTGTAGTAGAGGGCCAGCGGGTCGTCGTACCAGCCGCTGACCGGCGGCTCCTCGTCGGAGTCGCCTACGAGCTCGCGCACGTCGATCCACGTGGTCACGCCGGGGAGCGAGTTCCTGATCTGCCCGACCACGCCCTCGACCGTCGCGTCGTACACGAACGCCGTGCACCCCGAGGCCGCCACCACGTCACGCAGCGTCTCCACCGGCCAGTACGGGTTCAGCGCCGCCGTCACCGCTCCGATCTTGGCCTGCGCGAGGTAGACCTCGGCCACCCGCAGCGTCTCGTTGAGCAGCGCCGCCACCCGCCGGCCTGGCCCGACCCCCTTCTCCAGCAGGGCGTGGGCGCGGCGGTTGACGTTCCTGTTGAGCTGGTCGTAGGTGAAGCTCTGCTCGTCGCAGTACGTGAGCGCGACCTGGTCGGGCGTGCGCAGCGCTCCGGCGGTCAGGATCGCGTGGCCGTAGTTGCCGTACGGTGATCGCGCCATGGGGGCCTCCAGTCAGAGGGGCTGATAGAGCACGAAGACGTTTCCTGAGGGGTCGCGCAGCACTGCCCGGATCTCATGCGGCCCCTTCTCGGGCTCCCGCACCACCTCGCCGCCGCGTGCCGTCAGCTCCCGCACGGCGTCCGCCACGTCGTCCACCTTGTACGACGGCGCGACCGAGGCCGTGACGTGCTCGGCGGGCCCGGCCAGCGCCACGGTGACCCCGCCGCCGTCGAGCGCCGCGAACCTGTCGCCGTCCCTGAACTTCACCGGCAGCCCGTAGAAGGCGATCGCCTCGTCCAGGTTCGCGACGGGGATGAGCACGTTGCCGAGCTTCACGCGGGCCTCCAATGGGGGAGTTCGTCGATGAACGTCACGCGTACCGGCATGCCGACGCGTACCTCGC
This region includes:
- a CDS encoding class I adenylate-forming enzyme family protein: MARSPYGNYGHAILTAGALRTPDQVALTYCDEQSFTYDQLNRNVNRRAHALLEKGVGPGRRVAALLNETLRVAEVYLAQAKIGAVTAALNPYWPVETLRDVVAASGCTAFVYDATVEGVVGQIRNSLPGVTTWIDVRELVGDSDEEPPVSGWYDDPLALYYTSGTTGLPKAVVHTHASSLATAQIWLDVPRGPDSVFGTGAIIWGIGFPAIVGPALYAGMRLVLEQDWGPANFLRVVPRERVTHLSQIPSFYAALLASPEHEDVDLSSIQVIMLGGEPLTATMLERIKARLPEAGVYSYYGQTEAPYTCMGRVDDGTTPLGSSGRPRTGNAVRITDPNGERVVGEVGEINLAGPHRMTGYDGLPERTAEVLRGEWYVGGDLGTLSPDGVLRVLGRREDAILKGGVWTQPVVIEEAVSALDGVAEAGAVGVPEGASEQEVLLAVVPRAGHTLDASKLALALADTLPAHQRPDHIVVAVALPHSQDASGGPGKLLRGKIRELLG
- a CDS encoding VOC family protein; the encoded protein is MKLGNVLIPVANLDEAIAFYGLPVKFRDGDRFAALDGGGVTVALAGPAEHVTASVAPSYKVDDVADAVRELTARGGEVVREPEKGPHEIRAVLRDPSGNVFVLYQPL